Proteins from a genomic interval of Geodermatophilus obscurus DSM 43160:
- a CDS encoding protein-tyrosine phosphatase family protein yields the protein MSWADDTGLVELPSGVRVRGRRLGAPASPADRAVVLGSGPLPPWPARRVRWPDFGVPSDPADVLAALIEALDRARAGERVEVACRGGVGRTGTALAALAVLDGVPADDAVRWIRERYSPRAVETPWQRRWLRTLGPADRRHTG from the coding sequence ATGAGCTGGGCCGACGACACCGGGCTGGTCGAGCTGCCTAGCGGCGTCCGGGTCCGCGGCCGCCGGCTGGGCGCTCCGGCGTCCCCGGCCGACCGGGCGGTGGTCCTCGGCAGCGGCCCGCTGCCGCCGTGGCCGGCGCGCCGGGTGCGCTGGCCGGACTTCGGGGTGCCGTCGGACCCCGCGGACGTCCTCGCCGCACTGATCGAGGCGCTCGACCGGGCGCGGGCGGGGGAGCGGGTGGAGGTGGCCTGCCGCGGCGGGGTCGGCCGCACCGGCACCGCGCTGGCCGCGCTCGCCGTCCTCGACGGGGTGCCGGCCGACGACGCCGTCCGGTGGATCCGCGAGCGGTACTCCCCGCGCGCGGTGGAGACGCCCTGGCAGCGCCGCTGGCTGCGCACGCTCGGGCCGGCGGACCGGCGCCACACCGGGTAG
- a CDS encoding SCO6745 family protein: protein MVSVDQPTPDTARAHRAVEPLHNHVYFSPEQDEYLTAVGLRPGRMCYFAGRAAAMGAGGPGTVVATFSNFAPALVARHVPRAWTLASPEQVLAARLDGARASLTRLLGGPEAAAAPEVAELAGLLREACTALTPEGRPLYAAHADQPWPDEPVLSLWHGATLLREHRGDGHVACLLRSGMSGLEALVTHTWTGRGFTEAAARATRGWSEEEWDAACERLTARGLLTDGGLTDEGRRLRAEVEAGTDELSAAPWVHLGAERTARVVELGRALSSRLVANGAYPAGVFSAR, encoded by the coding sequence ATGGTCAGCGTCGATCAGCCCACCCCGGACACCGCCCGCGCGCACCGCGCCGTGGAGCCGCTGCACAACCACGTCTACTTCTCGCCCGAGCAGGACGAGTACCTCACCGCGGTCGGCCTGCGCCCCGGCCGGATGTGCTACTTCGCCGGCCGGGCGGCCGCCATGGGCGCCGGCGGGCCCGGCACCGTCGTCGCCACCTTCTCGAACTTCGCCCCGGCGCTGGTGGCCCGGCACGTGCCGCGCGCGTGGACCCTCGCCTCCCCGGAGCAGGTGCTCGCCGCCCGGCTCGACGGGGCCCGCGCCTCGCTGACCCGGCTGCTCGGCGGGCCGGAGGCCGCGGCCGCGCCGGAGGTGGCCGAGCTGGCCGGCCTGCTGCGCGAGGCCTGCACCGCGCTCACCCCGGAGGGCCGCCCGCTCTACGCGGCGCACGCCGACCAGCCGTGGCCCGACGAGCCGGTGCTGTCGCTGTGGCACGGGGCCACGCTGCTGCGCGAGCACCGCGGCGACGGGCACGTCGCCTGCCTGCTGCGGTCGGGGATGTCCGGGCTGGAGGCGCTGGTCACGCACACGTGGACCGGCCGCGGCTTCACCGAGGCCGCCGCCCGGGCGACGCGGGGGTGGAGCGAGGAGGAGTGGGACGCGGCCTGCGAGCGGCTCACCGCACGGGGCCTGCTCACCGACGGCGGGTTGACCGACGAGGGCCGCCGGCTGCGCGCCGAGGTCGAGGCCGGCACCGACGAGCTCTCCGCGGCGCCCTGGGTGCACCTCGGTGCCGAGCGGACCGCCCGCGTCGTCGAGCTGGGCCGCGCGCTGTCGAGCCGGCTGGTGGCGAACGGCGCATACCCGGCCGGCGTCTTCTCCGCCCGGTGA
- a CDS encoding carboxymuconolactone decarboxylase family protein — MSGPRVPEAAEEGPTAELLRVRRGGQLSALDRLLLHSPPVAEGWNALLGALRGATTLSADLRELVVLRVAVLNDADFEWVSHEPIARRAGLAESQLEVLRRPGAAAEPVWTPVQAAVLAFTDASTRDVAVPDGVFAGVRAHLDDRQVVELAVLVGGYAMVSRFLVALQVPPPSGEVPG; from the coding sequence GTGAGCGGGCCCCGCGTCCCGGAGGCGGCCGAGGAGGGGCCGACGGCGGAGCTGCTGCGCGTCCGCCGCGGCGGGCAGCTGTCCGCGCTGGACCGCCTGCTGCTGCACAGCCCGCCAGTAGCCGAGGGCTGGAACGCCCTGCTCGGCGCGCTGCGCGGGGCGACGACGCTGTCGGCCGACCTGCGCGAGCTGGTCGTGCTGCGGGTGGCCGTGCTCAACGACGCCGACTTCGAGTGGGTCTCGCACGAGCCGATCGCCCGCCGCGCCGGGCTGGCCGAGTCGCAGCTGGAGGTGCTGCGCCGTCCCGGTGCCGCCGCCGAGCCGGTGTGGACGCCGGTGCAGGCCGCCGTCCTCGCGTTCACCGACGCCTCCACGCGCGACGTCGCCGTCCCGGACGGGGTGTTCGCCGGCGTCCGGGCCCACCTCGACGACCGGCAGGTCGTGGAGCTGGCCGTGCTGGTCGGCGGCTACGCGATGGTGTCGCGCTTCCTCGTCGCGCTGCAGGTCCCGCCGCCGTCGGGAGAGGTTCCCGGCTGA